TCAATTGAATTATCAACCAAGTTATGATGCATATTCTGAAGCTTGATATTTTTGCAAGAATCAAAAGAGACCCTCAGTTTAGGCTCAgcaataaaaactaaaaaaggaAATAAAGATTTAAATAAATTCCTAAGTTTGTCTTTGGCTTGAGGTCTCTTCAAACCTCTGACATTCCAGAAGAAAACTTTCATTTAACATTGTGTGTTGAGAAGAGCTAGAACTTCTTCTCCCTTGTAAATTTTTACTAGATTTTCCACTTAATATAGCTGCTTTCTTCATAGTAGTAATTATACTAGACTTTTTTGTAGCTCCCTGAACATTTTTTTGATTACTATTTAAGGACTGAGAGATATTTGCCACATTATTTACTAAAGGAGTACCTGCAACAGCTTCCACAATTTTTGGTACTTCCAAAACAAGAAAGTATTTATAAGAGTGTAGGTTTCCTTATTCATATCTGGCAAAATTTGAAATCTCCCAGAAGCAACATTTTCTTGTTGATTTACTCTCATATCATCAGGTTGCTGGACTGGTAGAACTATAACATCAACTATTTCATTATCATTATCTACTATCTGTTCAATTGTTGGAGAAATTTTTCTTTGGGTCTGAAAAAAACATCTACACCACCAAGATTTGGTTGCTTTACCTTTTTTGTGTAATTCTCCTTCATGTCTTTCTAGGTTCATTCAAGAGCATTTGGGGCCTCTTCTTGTCGAGTTTGTTCTATTCTCTTTATTATGCATTCATCTTCAACTCACTACTTTGCAATGATTGCAAAAGTTTGGCAACTGGGAATATAGATAGGTTGTTGAAATCACCATATTTGGATTTAACCCAGACATTGCTTGGAATAGATTTAGCCAAATTAAATTCCACCAGCACACTAGCATAATATCCCACATCACGCTTTAAAGTTGTATCATCAACCTGAATTAGTCTACCTATTGACTTACTAATCTGTAAAATAATGTTCTCCTTCCAATACTCTATGCTCAATCCAGGAAACTGAGCCCAAACAAAAGTTGTAGATGATTTTTGAGATTCAGGATCAAAGTTTGGCTCCCATTATCTGTTTTTCAATATCTTAGACTCAACAATCCAATAACCACTCCAGATATGTTTCTTGTCTTCCTCATTATCTTATTTAATTATGAAGAAGAAACTTTTACCTGAGGGGATGGGTTGAAAATTACCTGTAATTTTCCACTGTTTCCTCAAAATCGATTCAGCCACCTCAAAATTCAGTTTAATCAAAATTTAGTCAACCAATCAAACTAAATCTCCATTCGTTTAAACTCTCATCCATAACATTATCAGGAATAAACGGAGAAGGTTCATCACCATTTTACCACATTCAGGTAGTTGAGAGATATCTATAGAAGAAATCCTAAACTCagatttaattttttctttttgattttatccAGAAAATGATCCATCTTTCGACTGATTTTTGTTGATTTCCAACATGATTATTAGCAGTTAACACTCAGGATCAACATGATTTTTATCATAGATCATTGAATTTATCTGAGAAACAACTGAATTAATGACGAAAACacgcacaaaaagaaaaagatttagGGAAATTAATTTAGCAATTGATGAGCCTCTGTTATTACCTCATTAGCTGCAGCATTGCCCCAAGCGCAaatatcattttcttttcttttttgcctCGAAACCCTCTCTTATCCGTATTAGCGGTATTCTATTAGACCAAGCACTATGGTGCCCCTTTTCCTTACCCTATCCCTCATATGTAGGGAAAAAACCAAAGTAGCAAGCACTATGGTCTTCCACATCCCTACATGTGTAGGGATATTCCTCCCTTTCTCTACAAGGAGGATCACATCTGATCCGGGTAATAGGGAAGAGAAATCACACGGCTACTCAGTTGCCGTATGAATTTACGCTTTACGGCTACTGAGCATTTTACACGACAACTGAGTAGTTGTTTCTGGTTTTTAAAGTTTTACCTTAAAATATtcctttttcactcttttttttttactaaaccttttttttacctattatatctccTTTTTTACTTTCTAGACTCATTTGCAGATGTTTTTGAGGGACCAACCACATTGCCACGTTCTCGTTCCTTGGCTCATAGAATGCCCCCTTAAAACAAATTCATGACTTAAATCCCAGAGACCTTATCGATGTCCTTTTATTCAATAGCCCATTGCAGATGACTTGGCGAAAAAGAGGCTCACACCTAGCTTAATCCAAAATAGTCATAGTCATTTTTCTTTGTGTTAGATTATAGGCCACTGAATGGGTCGGTTGTTTCCAATTCCGTGAAACCGCATGTATAGTACCGGGAAAGGATAATAAATTGGTACTCGATGAGGGCGAGCTTAAGTTCATGGAAAACACAATTAAATTATCAAAAAAGCTTAACAAACCGCCGAAACATACTACATAGAAACCACCTCCTCACAATTCTTCAAGTGGTGGGGCCCAAAAGTGGTCCCCTGCTAACCCTAATGGGTGGGTCCCATGTTTATGTGTGGAGGCGGTTTTCACCTGGTTTTTCTGGGCGGTTCATGTATAATTACTCTTAAATTATACTACTACCATTTCCGCAAATCACAAGATATTCCTTTTACTTCCCTAATATTAAATTGTTAGCTAGCTTTCATCAGAAAAGGAgtacttaaatttttttttttgataagaagacATTTATTTATATATAAGCTGAAGTTTGCAAAATATACAAGATAAAAGTTAATCCAATATTAACTCTTTCTAGGATGTTTGACATTACATTTCCATTTTCATTCTCCGTAGAGAAATAActgattttcctagattttactTCTTTAGCTAATTTGTCTTCGAAATTAACATAGGTTCTAGATTTATACATAAAGGAAACCGAAACACAATGCATAAGAGAAAATTTGCATCTATTGATGCTTGTCTGAGACCTCTAAGGTTGGTTTTCAGGATCTGCTTCACCTTTCAAAATTTTCATCAAGATTTGACAATCACTGATTATGCAGCAATTTTGTAGCTTTAGTTCCTCCATCCACCTTATCGCCTCAATTCCGGCTTTTGCTTCAGCTTCTAAGGGGATGGAAGCCCAGCTGCATCCTGCTCGACAATGTTTTCTGGTCCATGTTTTATCAAGAATAGAGATTGCATATCCCATAGTGTAATCAGCTTCAATAAAAGAGGCGTCAAAGTGTATAAACCAATCATAATTGTCACTGTCAGAGTTGTGACCGTTGTAATGAGACTTCTTAGCATTGGTAGAAACATGACCATCTTTACTGTCCCTATCTAGACTTAACTTCAGGTGGGATgctctaatattatcaatcagTTTTTGCACATCAGGCACTACATTATCAAAATGCACACTGTTCCTATATTTCCAGATGGACCACAAGATAAAAGAAATCAAATTGTGGTTTTCATTAAGAGATTTAACATTCATCCAGGTTTTAAACCATTGCAAGATATTAGTATTTCCACTGTTAAGGTGGATGTTATTCAGATTAAAAGCTTTCCAGACCTTCCTAGAAAAGCTACAATTCACAAATAAATTCAATCCATCCTTAACATTATGATTATCACACATCATGCAATATGGTTCAGTATCCTTAACATATTTAGACATGTTTTTCCCAAGAGCAAGAGCATTATTCACAACTTTCCAACAGAACATATTCACTTTAGGGGTAATATTAAGTTTCCAAATCCGTTTCCATAAATTAGCTTCATCTTTGTCAAAGTGAAGATTAGTCAGATACTGACTTAGTCGTGAGATTCCCAGAAGTCGTAGATTTCCATCTGATTCTATCATGTTCATATGTATTAGTAGCAACAGCTTTAATAGCATTATGATAAGCAATATCAATGTAGTAACTAATAATGCACATATCCCAATCTCTATTTGAATTTATAAGATCACAGACATAATTAGGCATATTACAGTCATAAATCATAGGAGTTAAAAGCTGTGTTTGGTTGGGGAGCCAGAAATCAGTCCAAATGTTAATTGTCTCACCATTATTAACTTGCCAGACATAATTGGACTTAATAACATCAAGTCCTTTTTTGATACTATTCCAGATCCACGAGTTCTTATGCTTTCTAGTTTTCTTTAAAGGGTGGTGTCTTCTGAAATATTTATGCTTAAGAATTTTTCCCACAATTGTTCCTGATTGTGAAGTAACCGCCAAGCCAGTTTAGTGATTAAAGCTAGATTATGTTTATGCGGGTTTCTAATCCCTAGTCCAC
Above is a genomic segment from Papaver somniferum cultivar HN1 chromosome 10, ASM357369v1, whole genome shotgun sequence containing:
- the LOC113315640 gene encoding uncharacterized protein LOC113315640 encodes the protein MIESDGNLRLLGISRLSQYLTNLHFDKDEANLWKRIWKLNITPKVNMFCWKVVNNALALGKNMSKYVKDTEPYCMMCDNHNVKDGLNLFVNCSFSRKVWKAFNLNNIHLNSGNTNILQWFKTWMNVKSLNENHNLISFILWSIWKYRNSVHFDNVVPDVQKLIDNIRASHLKLSLDRDSKDGHVSTNAKKSHYNGHNSDSDNYDWFIHFDASFIEADYTMGYAISILDKTWTRKHCRAGCSWASIPLEAEAKAGIEAIRWMEELKLQNCCIISDCQILMKILKGEADPENQP